One window from the genome of Streptococcus salivarius encodes:
- the dltB gene encoding D-alanyl-lipoteichoic acid biosynthesis protein DltB, translating into MIDFLKQLPHLEAYGNPFYFIYLGLALLPIFVGLFFKKRFAIYECLVSLAFIVLALTGTHASQLLALLFYIVWQIIWVYSYKHYRSKKDNKWVFYLHSFLVVLPLIFVKVEPAINGTQSLLNFLGISYLTFRSVGMIIEMRDGVLKEFTLGEFLRFMLFMPTFTSGPIDRFKRFNEDYQAIPERDELMNMLEQAVKYIMLGFLYKFVLAQIFGSMLLPSLKTQALAQGGIFNLPTLGVMYVFGFDLFFDFAGYSMFALAASNLMGIKSPINFDKPFISRDLKEFWNRWHMSLSFWFRDFVFMRLVMVLMRNKVFKNRNTTSNVAYVINMMVMGFWHGVTWYYIAYGIFHGIGLGINDAWLRKKKTINKERKKAGLEPLPENKWTKALGIFITFNTVMLSFLIFSGFLNDLWFTKK; encoded by the coding sequence ATGATTGACTTCTTGAAACAGCTCCCCCATTTAGAAGCCTACGGTAATCCCTTCTATTTTATCTATCTTGGATTAGCTCTATTGCCAATCTTTGTGGGTCTCTTCTTTAAAAAGCGTTTTGCAATTTATGAGTGTTTGGTCAGTCTAGCCTTTATTGTTCTTGCTCTGACAGGAACACATGCTAGCCAATTACTAGCCTTACTCTTCTATATCGTTTGGCAAATCATCTGGGTTTATTCCTACAAACATTACCGCAGTAAAAAGGACAATAAATGGGTTTTCTATTTACACTCATTTCTTGTAGTCCTTCCCTTGATTTTTGTTAAGGTAGAGCCTGCGATAAATGGTACTCAGTCCCTTTTAAACTTTCTTGGTATTTCTTACTTGACCTTCCGATCAGTTGGTATGATTATCGAGATGCGGGATGGTGTCCTTAAAGAGTTTACACTTGGAGAATTCCTCCGATTCATGCTCTTTATGCCAACCTTTACGAGTGGTCCTATTGATCGCTTCAAACGCTTTAACGAAGATTACCAAGCGATTCCTGAGAGAGATGAGTTGATGAATATGTTGGAGCAAGCTGTCAAGTATATTATGCTCGGTTTTCTCTATAAATTTGTCTTGGCTCAAATTTTTGGAAGTATGCTTTTACCTTCACTGAAAACACAAGCTTTAGCTCAAGGTGGTATCTTTAATTTACCAACACTTGGTGTTATGTATGTTTTCGGTTTTGATCTTTTCTTTGACTTTGCAGGCTACTCGATGTTTGCCCTAGCAGCATCTAACCTTATGGGGATTAAGAGCCCAATCAACTTTGACAAACCTTTCATCTCACGAGACTTGAAAGAATTTTGGAATCGTTGGCATATGAGCTTGTCTTTCTGGTTCCGTGACTTTGTCTTTATGCGTTTGGTTATGGTTTTGATGCGTAACAAGGTTTTCAAAAACCGTAACACGACATCAAATGTTGCCTATGTCATTAATATGATGGTTATGGGATTCTGGCATGGAGTTACCTGGTACTACATTGCTTATGGTATTTTCCATGGTATTGGTCTAGGAATTAATGATGCCTGGTTACGTAAGAAGAAGACCATTAATAAAGAACGTAAGAAAGCTGGTCTTGAGCCACTTCCTGAAAATAAATGGACGAAGGCTTTGGGAATCTTTATTACATTTAACACTGTTATGTTGTCATTCTTGATTTTCTCTGGATTCTTGAATGACCTTTGGTTCACTAAAAAATAA
- a CDS encoding calcium-translocating P-type ATPase, PMCA-type, producing MKKFKGLTSAEVQASKNTHGDNRLSSKEANSLLSIFIEAFQDQWILILLAALGLKIIFNFVGMIFPAIGEANWYEAISLIFAILMSTGFSAVSQYRNEQKFNTLQEEASKTNAKVYRDGKLKEVLVDDIVKGDQILLQSGDKIPVDGIILEGELKVNQAVLNGESEDAKKLPLGDEAEPDSSDLFTELKVFRGTVVTSGEAVMEATQIGDNTVLGSINTSLQEDSKDSPSKEKLNKLAGNIGVLGYSAGAAYSVINLVLGFIALNKANNLNGGSIFLLIIETILFAVTIIIMAVPEGLPMMLALVSSMNSGRLLAQNILVRHPDTIETAGYMNILFSDKTGTITEGKLSVVDFFLADGTLYAATGETDAPDFDTMSDSLKAEMINGIGLNNDAMVADGSAVGSNATDRALLDFLIGRSQLDFDTNTITEKQQFNSATKFASVTTKDGKTYIKGAPEFILNDCYYYLDKDGHKQNFTDDIKARFQELSLEQANRSMRLLAILNTDGNDKVLIGIVCIRDNVRSSIKQTVETMNRAGVQVVMVTGDRKETAVAIAKEAGIVTGENDLVLTHDELSALSDQELKQQLPHLKVVSRALPMDKKRLIEAAQDLDMVAGMTGDGVNDSPALKSADVGFSMGDGTEVAREASDIVILNNSLTSIEKAVLYGRTMSKSVSKFIIFQLTVNVTTIAMSLLSPLLGLKEPFTIIQILWINLIMDTLAALAFGEEPTLDRYMNEKPVPKKANILTGYMKSAIGVASVFITLVCLAILKNVGGIQDFITNGTGNFEMVTTFTFTVFIYAVIFNSLNTRSNGFNVFEHISENKKFSIVMISIAVVQTLIIQFGGKVFSTVPMDVQHYIFALLIAVLIIPADLIRKALTKNK from the coding sequence ATGAAAAAATTTAAAGGCTTGACTTCCGCTGAAGTTCAAGCAAGTAAAAACACCCATGGCGATAATAGGCTTTCTAGTAAAGAGGCTAACTCGCTCCTCTCAATCTTTATCGAAGCCTTCCAAGATCAATGGATTCTTATCCTCTTGGCTGCCTTAGGATTAAAAATCATTTTCAACTTTGTTGGAATGATTTTCCCTGCTATTGGTGAAGCTAATTGGTATGAGGCTATCTCACTAATTTTCGCCATTTTGATGTCTACAGGATTCTCAGCAGTCTCACAATACCGCAATGAGCAAAAGTTCAACACTCTTCAAGAAGAGGCTTCGAAAACTAATGCTAAAGTTTATCGTGATGGTAAACTTAAAGAGGTTCTCGTTGATGATATTGTAAAAGGTGATCAGATTCTCCTTCAATCAGGAGACAAGATTCCAGTTGATGGTATCATCTTGGAAGGGGAGTTAAAAGTAAATCAAGCTGTCCTTAATGGTGAAAGTGAAGATGCTAAAAAACTTCCTCTTGGCGATGAAGCAGAGCCGGACTCTTCAGACCTCTTTACAGAGCTCAAAGTCTTCCGTGGTACAGTTGTTACTTCGGGTGAAGCTGTTATGGAAGCTACACAAATTGGTGATAACACCGTTCTTGGAAGCATCAATACTTCTCTTCAAGAAGATAGTAAAGATTCACCATCTAAAGAGAAACTTAACAAGCTTGCTGGTAATATCGGTGTCCTCGGTTATAGTGCAGGTGCTGCATACTCAGTAATCAACCTTGTATTAGGCTTTATTGCCCTTAATAAGGCTAATAACCTCAATGGTGGTTCAATCTTCCTTCTTATCATTGAAACGATTCTCTTTGCAGTTACAATCATCATCATGGCTGTTCCAGAAGGTCTCCCAATGATGTTGGCACTCGTTTCTTCAATGAACTCAGGTCGACTTTTAGCACAAAATATCTTGGTTCGCCATCCTGATACTATTGAAACAGCGGGATACATGAATATCCTCTTCAGTGATAAGACTGGTACCATCACAGAAGGTAAACTATCTGTAGTTGACTTTTTCCTTGCTGATGGTACACTTTATGCGGCTACTGGTGAAACTGATGCGCCTGATTTTGACACAATGTCAGATAGCCTTAAAGCTGAAATGATTAATGGTATCGGTCTTAACAACGATGCCATGGTAGCTGATGGCAGTGCTGTTGGTAGTAATGCCACTGACCGTGCACTTCTTGATTTCCTTATTGGCCGTTCTCAACTTGATTTCGATACGAACACAATTACTGAGAAGCAACAATTCAACTCAGCAACAAAATTCGCAAGTGTAACAACTAAGGACGGAAAAACTTACATCAAAGGTGCTCCAGAATTCATCCTAAATGACTGCTACTACTATCTTGATAAAGATGGTCATAAACAAAACTTTACAGATGATATTAAAGCTCGTTTCCAAGAATTGTCATTGGAACAAGCTAACCGTTCAATGCGTTTGCTTGCTATCCTCAATACAGATGGCAATGATAAAGTCTTGATTGGTATCGTATGTATCCGTGATAACGTTCGTTCTTCAATTAAACAAACTGTTGAAACAATGAACCGTGCGGGTGTTCAAGTAGTTATGGTAACTGGTGACCGTAAAGAAACCGCTGTTGCTATCGCTAAAGAAGCCGGTATCGTCACTGGAGAAAATGACCTTGTCCTTACTCACGATGAACTCTCTGCCCTCTCAGATCAAGAACTTAAACAACAATTGCCTCACTTAAAAGTAGTAAGTCGTGCCCTGCCAATGGATAAAAAACGTCTTATTGAGGCAGCTCAAGACCTTGATATGGTCGCTGGTATGACAGGTGATGGGGTCAATGACTCACCTGCCCTAAAATCAGCTGATGTCGGATTCTCAATGGGTGATGGTACTGAAGTCGCACGTGAAGCTTCGGATATCGTTATCTTGAATAACTCATTGACTTCGATTGAAAAAGCCGTCCTCTATGGACGTACTATGAGTAAGTCAGTAAGTAAATTCATTATCTTCCAGTTAACCGTAAACGTGACGACTATTGCCATGTCACTTCTCTCACCACTTTTGGGCCTCAAAGAGCCATTTACAATTATCCAAATTCTCTGGATTAACCTTATCATGGACACACTTGCTGCCCTTGCATTTGGTGAAGAGCCTACGCTAGACCGTTATATGAATGAAAAACCAGTTCCTAAGAAGGCAAACATTCTTACTGGATATATGAAATCTGCTATTGGTGTAGCCAGCGTCTTCATTACTCTTGTATGTTTAGCCATTCTTAAAAACGTTGGTGGTATCCAAGACTTTATCACAAATGGAACTGGCAACTTTGAAATGGTAACAACATTCACATTTACAGTATTTATCTATGCTGTCATCTTCAACTCACTTAACACACGTAGTAATGGATTCAATGTTTTTGAACATATCAGCGAAAACAAGAAATTCTCAATTGTAATGATTTCTATTGCTGTCGTTCAAACCTTGATTATCCAATTTGGTGGAAAAGTATTTAGCACTGTTCCAATGGATGTTCAACACTATATCTTTGCTCTTCTTATCGCGGTTTTGATTATCCCTGCAGATTTAATACGAAAAGCTCTAACTAAAAACAAATAA
- the dltD gene encoding D-alanyl-lipoteichoic acid biosynthesis protein DltD, whose product MLKRLWQIFGPIICALVLVVVVIFSYPQGRKHNYEVEKRNAVTLTTENFKSRINKTTALSDKNHRFVPFFGSSEWLRFDALHPAVLAEKYDRNYRPYFIGQRGAASLNQYLGMQQMLPELKNGTAVYVLSPQWFTKKGYNSAAFQQFYNNDQLSSFLSQNQTDANSQYAAQRILEMKPEITMKSQLSKVANGQDLNSLDKTYIQFMAELNKREDALFSPFAASNNANYDKKVLPYLKELPDKFSYEALDQVAVRDAEAHTKSNDFGIDDRFYKKRLAKKIGKLKGFQKNLSYEVSQEYGDLQLVLNQFAKSNTNVIFVIPPVNSKWMAYTGLSQEMYDATVSKIRYQLESQGFTNIADFSKDGDQPYFMQDTIHMGWKGWVAFDKAVDPFVSNPTPAPSYNLNDRFYSKDWAGYTGTPSQFK is encoded by the coding sequence ATGCTTAAGCGTTTATGGCAAATTTTTGGCCCTATAATCTGTGCCTTAGTCTTGGTAGTAGTAGTTATTTTTTCCTACCCTCAAGGCAGAAAACATAATTATGAGGTTGAAAAACGTAACGCAGTAACCTTGACAACTGAGAACTTTAAGAGCCGTATTAATAAGACGACAGCTCTTTCTGATAAGAATCATCGATTTGTCCCTTTCTTTGGGTCTAGTGAGTGGTTGCGTTTTGATGCCCTTCATCCAGCTGTTTTAGCTGAAAAATACGACCGTAACTATCGCCCATATTTTATTGGACAACGTGGGGCTGCCTCTCTAAACCAATATTTGGGAATGCAACAAATGCTTCCCGAATTGAAAAATGGGACAGCAGTCTATGTCTTGTCACCACAGTGGTTTACTAAAAAAGGTTACAATTCTGCGGCTTTCCAGCAGTTCTACAATAACGACCAACTTAGTAGTTTCTTAAGTCAAAATCAGACGGATGCAAATTCTCAGTATGCAGCTCAGCGCATCTTAGAGATGAAACCTGAGATTACTATGAAATCTCAACTTTCTAAAGTGGCTAATGGGCAAGATTTAAATTCTCTTGATAAGACTTATATTCAATTTATGGCAGAGCTTAATAAGCGAGAAGATGCCTTGTTCAGTCCTTTTGCAGCATCAAATAATGCAAATTACGACAAGAAGGTTCTTCCTTATCTTAAAGAGTTGCCAGACAAGTTCTCTTACGAGGCACTTGACCAGGTTGCCGTAAGAGATGCAGAAGCTCATACCAAGTCAAACGACTTTGGTATCGATGACCGTTTCTATAAGAAACGTTTGGCTAAAAAGATTGGTAAACTTAAAGGTTTCCAAAAGAATCTTTCGTATGAAGTTTCACAAGAATATGGTGACCTACAGTTGGTGTTAAATCAATTTGCTAAGTCAAATACTAATGTTATCTTTGTTATCCCACCTGTTAATAGCAAGTGGATGGCTTATACGGGACTAAGTCAGGAAATGTATGATGCTACGGTTTCTAAAATCCGTTATCAATTGGAAAGTCAAGGCTTCACCAATATTGCTGACTTCTCAAAAGATGGAGATCAACCTTACTTTATGCAAGACACCATTCATATGGGATGGAAAGGGTGGGTAGCCTTTGACAAGGCTGTTGATCCATTTGTAAGTAATCCAACACCTGCACCTAGCTATAACTTGAACGACCGCTTTTATAGTAAGGACTGGGCAGGTTATACAGGTACTCCTAGTCAGTTTAAGTAA
- a CDS encoding ABC transporter ATP-binding protein, with protein MKALLVYFRGYIKDSILGPVFKLIEASFELLVPLVIAGIVDTTIPNKDQNHLFMMIFLLFGLAVIGVVVAISAQYFSSRAAVGYARGLTNDLYAKIMRLSKEKRDEIGTSSLVTRLTGDTFQIQTGINQFLRLFLRAPIIVTGAIIMAFRISPRLTLWFLGMVLVLTLIIVLASRIVNPLYAKIRVINESIVTNTRQQLEGMRVIRAFDQSERELDNFTAVNKDLKKWQLKTGVIASLISPLTFLVVNMTLIAILWQGNLQIQAGLLSQGMLIALVNYLLQILTELLKLAMMLTNLNQSFISAKRVQAIFELQDEDIEAPLEVRTSSQASTVLAIEHMTFTYPTASSPSLQEIEVSLTQGQSLGIIGGTGSGKSTLVNLIMNLYQPQLGSLAIFKDQKSSKNLKEWRSWVAYVPQKAELFRGTIRSNLSLGLDHEPSEQELWHALDMAQATDFVRDKDLGLDEPVESFGRNFSGGQRQRLTIARALMRPAPFLILDDSTSALDYLTESRLLAAIRDNLKSTSLIIISQRTNSLKAVDQILVLDKGHQVGLGNHEELLATNKLYQDIHYSQHQKEVADEG; from the coding sequence ATGAAAGCATTATTAGTGTATTTTAGAGGATACATCAAAGACAGTATCCTGGGACCCGTTTTTAAATTAATCGAAGCCAGTTTCGAACTCTTGGTCCCTCTAGTGATTGCTGGAATTGTCGACACAACTATTCCAAATAAAGACCAAAATCATCTGTTTATGATGATTTTTCTCTTGTTCGGACTTGCCGTTATTGGGGTTGTAGTTGCTATTTCAGCACAGTATTTTTCATCCAGAGCAGCAGTTGGCTATGCCAGAGGTTTGACCAATGATTTGTATGCGAAAATCATGCGTTTATCAAAGGAGAAGCGGGATGAGATTGGAACGTCAAGTTTGGTGACACGTTTGACTGGTGATACCTTTCAAATCCAAACGGGTATCAATCAATTTTTGAGGCTCTTTTTGAGAGCACCAATTATCGTGACGGGAGCCATTATTATGGCATTCCGAATCAGTCCACGCTTGACTCTATGGTTTCTAGGCATGGTCTTGGTATTGACCCTTATTATTGTTCTAGCCAGTCGCATCGTCAATCCTTTATATGCCAAGATTCGAGTGATTAATGAATCGATTGTTACCAATACGCGTCAACAACTTGAAGGTATGAGGGTTATTCGGGCTTTTGATCAAAGTGAGCGTGAATTAGATAACTTTACTGCCGTCAACAAAGACTTGAAGAAGTGGCAGCTCAAAACAGGAGTGATAGCAAGTCTCATTAGTCCTTTGACTTTCTTGGTTGTTAATATGACCTTGATTGCTATCCTTTGGCAAGGAAATCTGCAAATTCAAGCTGGCCTTTTGTCTCAAGGTATGCTGATTGCTCTGGTCAATTATCTCTTGCAAATTTTGACGGAGCTCCTTAAATTGGCCATGATGTTGACTAATCTGAATCAAAGCTTTATTTCAGCGAAGCGTGTACAAGCTATTTTTGAACTTCAAGATGAGGATATTGAGGCACCTTTAGAAGTCCGAACTTCTAGTCAGGCTTCAACTGTGCTAGCTATCGAACACATGACCTTCACCTATCCTACGGCTAGTTCGCCATCACTCCAAGAGATTGAAGTAAGTCTTACTCAAGGTCAGTCACTCGGTATTATTGGTGGTACAGGTTCGGGTAAATCGACATTGGTAAACTTAATCATGAATTTATATCAGCCTCAGCTTGGTTCATTAGCTATTTTCAAAGATCAAAAATCATCAAAAAACCTTAAAGAGTGGCGTTCTTGGGTTGCCTATGTCCCACAAAAAGCCGAGTTATTTAGGGGAACCATTCGTTCAAACTTGTCATTAGGGCTTGACCACGAACCAAGTGAGCAAGAACTGTGGCATGCGCTTGACATGGCTCAGGCTACTGATTTTGTAAGGGATAAGGACCTTGGTTTAGATGAGCCAGTTGAGTCATTTGGCCGTAATTTTTCGGGGGGTCAACGTCAACGTTTGACTATTGCGCGTGCGCTGATGAGACCAGCACCATTCTTGATTTTGGATGACTCCACCTCAGCCCTAGATTACTTGACTGAAAGTCGCCTACTAGCGGCTATCAGAGACAATCTTAAATCAACGAGTTTGATTATTATTTCGCAAAGAACGAATAGTCTAAAAGCTGTTGATCAAATTTTGGTGCTTGATAAGGGACATCAAGTTGGCTTGGGTAATCATGAAGAATTGCTTGCCACAAATAAACTCTATCAAGACATTCATTATTCTCAACATCAAAAGGAGGTCGCTGATGAAGGCTAG
- a CDS encoding teichoic acid D-Ala incorporation-associated protein DltX, which yields MLKHKNVLVFLGQTLLYFAIFMALIYLYNYLGQGQGNFIYNEF from the coding sequence ATGTTAAAACATAAAAACGTCCTGGTATTTTTAGGACAAACCTTGCTTTATTTCGCCATTTTTATGGCCCTAATTTATCTCTACAATTACCTAGGACAAGGTCAAGGTAATTTTATCTATAACGAATTTTAG
- a CDS encoding ABC transporter ATP-binding protein: protein MKARNNKSTLKRLSRDILSQRYLFALATVGTIIQVALTVYLPILIGDAVDAVLKMNAVLLMSRLIWQMLVVILANSAIQWLNPLIYNRLIYSYSESLRERVMMKIHAMPLSYLDRQGTGDMVSRVTTDSDQLNNGLLMVFNQFFVGLLTIFVIIITMARLDWFMMLLVLVMTPLSMLVARFIAKKSYQLYRNQTKWRGMQTQLIEESLTQEALVQSLNAQEQMVRSFKDVNGKYADYSQGAIFYSSAVNPATRFVNSLIYALIAGVGAYRIMSGGAFTVGQLTTFLNYVTQYTKPFNDISSVLSELQSALACADRLYMILDEEEITETGKAVLEEADVQGRFQFDHVQFGYLPNKPLIKDLSIEIPAASTVAIVGPTGAGKSTLINLLMRFYDLDKGNILLDGRPITDYTRESLRKQIGMVLQETWLEVGTIHDNIAYGNPEASREEVIAAAKAANADFFIKQLPQGYDTYLNDAGQSLSQGQRQLLTIARIFVNVPKILILDEATSSIDTRTELLIQEAFAKLMKGRTSFIIAHRLSTIENADLILVMNNGDIVEHGTHEQLMQAKGMYYRMQTAQKTQNS, encoded by the coding sequence ATGAAGGCTAGAAATAATAAATCAACGCTTAAACGTTTAAGTAGAGATATCTTAAGTCAGCGTTACCTCTTTGCCTTAGCAACTGTTGGGACCATTATTCAAGTTGCCTTAACGGTTTACTTACCTATCTTAATTGGTGATGCAGTGGACGCTGTTCTTAAGATGAACGCCGTTCTATTGATGTCACGTTTAATTTGGCAGATGCTTGTAGTTATCTTAGCTAATAGTGCAATCCAGTGGCTTAACCCTTTGATTTATAATCGTTTGATTTATTCATATAGCGAAAGTTTACGTGAACGAGTCATGATGAAAATTCATGCTATGCCTCTTAGTTACCTTGATCGTCAAGGAACTGGAGACATGGTTAGCCGTGTGACTACAGATAGCGATCAGTTAAACAACGGACTTCTCATGGTCTTTAACCAATTTTTCGTTGGGCTTTTGACTATCTTTGTCATAATCATTACCATGGCTCGCTTAGACTGGTTCATGATGCTCTTAGTCCTAGTCATGACGCCTCTGTCAATGCTTGTGGCACGTTTTATCGCAAAGAAGAGCTATCAACTCTATCGCAATCAAACTAAATGGCGAGGCATGCAGACTCAATTGATTGAGGAAAGTCTGACTCAAGAAGCTTTAGTACAGAGTCTAAATGCTCAAGAACAGATGGTTAGGAGTTTTAAAGACGTCAATGGTAAGTATGCTGATTATTCACAGGGGGCTATCTTTTATTCGTCAGCGGTTAACCCAGCTACACGTTTTGTCAATAGTCTGATCTATGCTCTTATTGCAGGTGTTGGTGCCTATCGAATCATGTCGGGTGGTGCTTTCACAGTGGGACAATTGACTACCTTCCTAAATTATGTGACTCAGTATACGAAACCTTTTAATGACATTTCGTCCGTACTTTCAGAACTTCAAAGTGCTTTGGCCTGTGCTGATCGCCTTTATATGATTTTGGATGAAGAGGAAATAACAGAAACAGGTAAGGCGGTCTTGGAAGAAGCAGATGTGCAGGGACGTTTTCAATTTGATCATGTCCAATTTGGCTATTTGCCTAATAAACCTCTTATCAAGGATTTGAGCATTGAGATCCCTGCCGCAAGTACTGTTGCCATTGTTGGTCCTACAGGAGCGGGAAAATCTACCTTGATTAACCTGCTTATGCGTTTCTATGATTTGGACAAGGGGAACATTCTACTGGACGGTAGACCTATTACAGATTATACTCGTGAGAGTCTTCGGAAACAGATTGGGATGGTCTTGCAGGAAACTTGGCTTGAGGTTGGCACTATTCATGATAATATTGCCTATGGTAATCCCGAAGCCAGTCGAGAAGAAGTTATAGCAGCAGCCAAGGCTGCCAATGCAGATTTCTTTATTAAGCAGTTGCCTCAAGGCTATGACACCTACTTGAATGACGCGGGGCAATCCCTTTCTCAGGGACAACGTCAGCTTTTGACCATTGCTCGCATATTTGTCAATGTGCCTAAAATCTTAATCTTGGATGAAGCCACTTCTAGTATCGATACTCGTACAGAGCTTCTCATTCAAGAGGCCTTCGCTAAATTAATGAAAGGTCGAACAAGTTTCATCATTGCCCATCGATTGTCTACCATCGAAAATGCGGACCTTATTTTGGTCATGAATAATGGAGATATCGTTGAACACGGAACCCATGAACAACTGATGCAGGCTAAGGGAATGTACTATCGTATGCAGACGGCCCAAAAGACACAAAATAGTTAA
- the dltC gene encoding D-alanine--poly(phosphoribitol) ligase subunit DltC encodes MDVKSEVIEIIDELFMEDVSDMMDEDLFDAGVLDSMGTVELIVELESRFDIRVPVSEFGRDDWNTANKIVEGVTELRNA; translated from the coding sequence ATGGATGTAAAATCAGAAGTTATTGAAATTATTGATGAACTCTTCATGGAAGATGTTTCAGACATGATGGATGAAGACCTTTTCGATGCTGGTGTTCTCGACTCTATGGGAACAGTTGAGCTTATCGTTGAATTGGAATCACGTTTCGATATTCGTGTGCCAGTTTCAGAATTTGGTCGTGATGACTGGAACACAGCTAATAAGATTGTTGAAGGGGTAACGGAGCTTCGCAATGCTTAA
- the dltA gene encoding D-alanine--poly(phosphoribitol) ligase subunit DltA: MTNTKIKDMIETIEQFAQSQPDFPVYNILGEVHTYGDLKADSDSLAAKIDSLDIPEKSPVVVYGGQEYEMLATFVALTKSGHAYIPIDSHSALERVTAIVEVAEPSLIIAINDFPLEDVQAPILTLDQVTTAFESKTSYEVTHPVKGDDTYYIIFTSGTTGKPKGVQISHNNLLSFTNWMITDKEFATPKRPQMLAQPPYSFDLSVMYWAPTLALGGTLYALPSAITQDFKKLFETIFSLPIAIWTSTPSFADMAMLSEDFNSEKMPEITHFYFDGEELTVKTAQKLRQRFPEARIINAYGPTEATVALSAVAVTDEMLANLKRLPIGYTKEDSPTYIIDEDGNILPNGQQGEIIVSGPAVSKGYMNNPEKTAEAFFEFNGLPAYHTGDVGTMTDEGLLLYGGRMDFQIKFNGFRIELEDVSQNLNKSKYIDSAVAVPRYNKDHKVQNLLAYVILKDGVREQFEREIDITKAIKADLEDIMMSYMMPTKFLYRESLPLTPNGKIDIKGLISEVNNR, translated from the coding sequence ATGACGAATACAAAAATTAAAGATATGATTGAAACGATTGAGCAGTTTGCCCAATCACAACCTGACTTTCCTGTTTACAATATTTTAGGGGAAGTTCACACTTACGGTGACTTAAAAGCTGACTCGGATAGCCTAGCTGCCAAGATTGATAGTCTTGATATTCCAGAAAAATCACCTGTCGTGGTTTATGGTGGTCAAGAGTATGAAATGTTGGCAACTTTTGTCGCTTTGACTAAATCTGGTCACGCTTATATTCCAATTGATAGTCACTCAGCTCTTGAGCGTGTGACGGCAATTGTTGAAGTAGCAGAGCCTAGTCTGATTATTGCTATCAATGACTTCCCACTTGAGGATGTCCAAGCTCCAATCTTAACATTGGACCAAGTGACAACAGCTTTTGAAAGCAAGACTAGCTACGAAGTGACTCATCCTGTTAAGGGGGATGATACTTATTACATCATCTTTACATCAGGAACTACAGGTAAGCCTAAAGGGGTACAAATTTCACACAATAATCTCCTCAGTTTCACTAACTGGATGATTACGGACAAGGAATTTGCAACGCCAAAACGTCCTCAAATGCTGGCTCAACCGCCTTATTCATTTGACCTATCGGTAATGTACTGGGCACCAACATTGGCACTTGGAGGAACACTCTATGCGCTTCCTTCAGCCATTACACAGGACTTCAAGAAGCTCTTTGAAACGATCTTCTCACTTCCAATTGCTATTTGGACATCAACACCATCTTTTGCAGATATGGCAATGTTGTCTGAAGACTTCAATTCAGAGAAGATGCCAGAAATTACGCATTTCTATTTTGACGGAGAAGAGTTGACTGTCAAGACTGCTCAAAAGCTTCGCCAACGTTTCCCAGAAGCACGTATTATCAATGCTTACGGACCAACTGAAGCAACTGTCGCCTTATCAGCAGTAGCAGTAACTGATGAGATGCTGGCTAACCTTAAGCGTTTGCCGATTGGTTATACCAAGGAAGATTCACCGACTTATATTATCGATGAGGATGGCAATATCCTTCCAAATGGTCAACAGGGTGAAATCATCGTATCAGGACCAGCAGTTTCAAAAGGATATATGAACAATCCTGAAAAGACTGCGGAAGCCTTCTTCGAGTTTAATGGCCTTCCTGCTTACCATACTGGTGATGTAGGAACGATGACTGATGAAGGTCTCCTTCTTTACGGTGGTCGTATGGACTTCCAGATTAAATTTAATGGTTTCCGTATTGAGCTAGAGGATGTTTCACAAAACCTTAATAAGTCTAAGTATATTGATTCAGCAGTAGCTGTGCCACGTTACAATAAAGACCATAAGGTTCAGAACCTCTTGGCTTATGTGATTCTTAAGGATGGTGTTCGTGAGCAGTTTGAACGTGAAATTGATATCACCAAGGCGATTAAGGCAGACTTAGAAGATATCATGATGTCTTACATGATGCCTACTAAGTTCCTCTATCGTGAGAGCTTGCCTTTAACACCAAATGGGAAAATCGATATCAAGGGTCTTATCAGTGAGGTTAACAACCGATGA